The following nucleotide sequence is from Channa argus isolate prfri chromosome 9, Channa argus male v1.0, whole genome shotgun sequence.
TACAAGCATTGATTCACCTCCCAAATTCAGCGTTTCTTTGTTTACTCTGACGGGcattgccatggaaacacaaaGCGGTGGAATTACAGTAAAGTTAAGAAAAAGGCTGTAAGAGAGAGTTAGTCCAGCAGACTGTGAAGAGCTGGTATAATTCAAGACCACAAAAAAAATAGCACATTATCATCTCTCTAGGGCCAAGAGAACAACAGCATGCGTTAAAGTTCTTCAGTGTACTTTTAGTCTCTTGCAGCTTTCAAGAAACTATTGTTTTACCTTAAGTTGTACATAACAGGCTCCCTTATTGGACAAGTGCCTTTCTATGTATGGGTGTATTCTGGTGTCTAGGCCCGTTTCCTcacaagtgaaagaaagaaatggattCTATTCTTGCCTCTTACACAGATGGAGTGTTAAACATTGATAGGGCTGATGCAGGGAGAAGTAGAGGGATGAAGGAGGGAGTGAGAGACAGACTCtagtttcttcttttgttttgattcGATTACAGTCCACCATCCAATTTTGTTGAGTAGGAACATCTGCAACTGTGTTATGGCAGAGATTCAAAAAAGTACAATGCTGCCTGTGACaattttgacattgttttgttttcattgcacTGTGGAATGTCTACAACTGAAATAAGTAGACATCTGGTATCCTATCAGCTGATGGTCTGTCTATGCTGTACAACAATCTCAACTTCTTGCGTGTTTAGATGAATTTTACCTTCAGTCTGGCCTTCAATAAGAGGGACATGCTCAGATGAAGTGAGGTCATTGACTTGATGAATTGAGGACATTCCTCTGGCCTTAAATGCTCTGGCTGTGCAAACATTGTCCTAAGGGTACCATGTATAGAAAGCGCTACAACACTGTTCAGCACTTATAGATGTGAGCACTGTGAAAGACAAACTGTTAATGTCAttgttattgtttcatttcaaatccaaTGTGCTAGAAGccaaagcaataaaataaaagtctgtaCATGGACAAACATGTGTTCAGTGAGCACATCATTCTTGAAGAAAACTAAGATTATCAATGAAAGTGCACATTTGATATcctatgaaaataaaatctggtATTTATCAAAGCCAATGTGCAGTTACACACGTGCAGTGCAATGAgagcaaaattatttgtttgtgtttgcgcTGAACTGATTTCTACCTCCACTCATATATTTAACCTTTTAAGCAGTCCACACAGTCATCCTGAGCGTGTCCTTCCTGATTCATCCCTCTCTTACATACACCGAAAATTTTCTAATCTTTCAAATCCTCATTCTGTGCTTAGCTGCTCTTGTAGACATGCTGAGCGTTGACTCCGACTACTAAGCCACCAGATATGTTGCTACCTGAACAACCACATCAGTAACAGTGTGCTGCTTCCTAGGTGTAAAGCCACAATGCTGATGTGCACCCTAGCTCAACTGTCCACTGCAAGACAGACATAAGAATCTGGTGATTCTGTAAATTTTCAGCTGTAAAATTGAAAAGCCAATATTTAGTGAAATTCATAAAGGCAAATTTATTCCCAGCTGCACAgatagtaaaacattaaaaaaaaaattttatagAACTTTATCAACATCaaactttgaataaaaaagtataaaaaatatgtacactgcatctttttaaataataacaaaataaagcacATATTTCAAGGACAtataaaactttcttttttctctgtcctcctctaTCCTCCATCGTTTTGCCTTTATTAGACAGTCTCAAGTGAAGAGCAGATAGAAGTCATTGGAGGAGAGAAGGTTCAACAAAAGGTTCCCAGGTGGATCTGCTTGAACCCGGGACGCCGCCTCAACACAGCGTGCAATGCAACCACTTGGTCACCGGTGCAGTCCCTCTTTTGCACAATTGATGTATAAGGTTTAATCATCTGCACCTGGTTGGGTGCTAAGAGGTAGTTGCTCTGCCCACAGAGATTGGCCTGACTTTTTCCCTTCTGAGCCCCTGCTCTGGCATATCTTCAGCACCAGCACAAATATAACCAACAATAAGCAGAGgataaaagctgcaaaaatcCCAATCCAGGTACCTGAGTTGCACTGGGTTTCAGAGGATCGCGTTCCTACACAGACAGCAAAGAAACACATTACTAAGTCCACATAAACAAAATTTCACTGACTTTTAACTGCTGATATTTGTAGGAGTATGTTAAACTATATGACACTGCACTTACCATCTGTTTGGACATTAACAGTCAAATTTTGTGACTTTTCAACTGCAATCTTTCTCCACCCATGAGACAAAGATGGGAGCCACTCTTCTACCTCGCAGAAATAAATGCCACTATTTTCagagtctggcttcaagagtgtaagttggaATTGGTTTGGTAGAGGGTGCTCAAATCTTAGCTGGTAATCCTTCCCAAACCTGTCTTGCAGGGTGGAGTTCCGGTAAGATGTGAATATAGGGCGatgtttagtttcttttgttttctgccaaaacCATGTGACCTGAAACTCAGATTCATTGCTTGATTGTTCATTGATGGGACAGGGTATCGAGAAGTCCCTGCTTACATTCAACTCCAACTCATCCATTCCAATGGacagttttatttctgtgaaaTAGCAgacaagtaaaaagaaattttttttaacctatactttcaacaggacaatcaagattttaaatgtaattcctATGTACACTTAGAGATTAAAGGGAACAGAGACAAATAGGAAAACTGGAGCTATACAAAGGGCAGTAGAAGAAAACAACTACACAATATCAAACTAAAAGAAACGGTAAAGAGGAACAAGTAGGACAGATACACGTAGCAAAGTAGAAGCAGCATAATAACTCATTAAACCACAACACCaccagggtgcaacatacagtaATAGCACCAATAGAGAAGTGGTTAATTTGCTAATACACAATACAGCTGTGGTTGTGCAACACAGTCTAGCAAAATGCAACAACAATAGGCAACACCAAAGGATATTAGTAATACCAGTAAAGTCTCATGTTTGAGCAGTTAGTGTGGAGCTACAGTGAGCTTCTTGCTGATATGAGAGAGGTagacttttttacttttaacccTTGGTAAGAAAGTAAAGAACTTGGTATCCCCAAATCTCCCATTCTTTCAAACAAACAGCCACATTTATAAAGCAGTGTGTAAAAGAAGTGATCCTACCTGGAACATGTACAATGAGTTCAACTGGGCCATTGTTGTCTAAGGCCTTTTGTTGCCAGTGACCTTTATGATCCTGCTGGTATTGCTCCACCTGGCATTGGTAGGTCCCACTGTCTTCCTCATGGATGCTTTGAATTCTTAAGTAGAAGCTGCCGTGAGTAGGTCTGGACAGACGAAGTCGCCCCTGCAGACCTCGAAGTGCCTGGTTTGGGTACCTCAGCAGGCCTGTATGATCAAGCTCTACTAGGGAAACATCCTTGATGGAGTTATTGTGTCCAGTGTAGAGCCAAGAAAATTTGTAGAAAGAAGCAGGATTGGATATGTTGGAGAGGATTCTACACTCCAGCGTTACATCATCCCCCTCCATGGCAAAAAACTGCGGCTGGTATTTCTTATCTAAACGGAGGTCAGTGGCTAGAGAAACAGAGCAAATCAATGGTTAATTTGTTTAATGGtattgtataaaatatgtttcatgGTTCATTAAATGTGTGGGGGTGTGGGAAGAAGAGTAAACTTACCAGGTTCAATAACTGTTACCACTGTTGTTTTGGTCACTGGTGAGAGCTTGTACCAGTCGCCACGAGGATCCTGTTGCCACTCTGCCACTTCACATATATATGAGCCATTGTCTGAGATTTCAGCTTGTCGAACAGCCAGCTCAAAAGTAGGGCCCTTAGTTCGCCTTGTGCTGATTCGCTGAATGAGCCCCACCTCTACCTGGGGCCCAAACGTCACCTGTGCGTCCTTGTCCAGGCTTAGAAGGAGCCTACTTTCTGCCTGTTGCTTGATCAGCCATCTGACAGCATAGCGGGAAGACGCTGAGGGTTCTGAGGTAACTGAGCATTTTATGTCAATGTTTTTGCTGATAGTTGTTGTCACACTGGGGGGAGACGTCAGAACGAGTTTGCTAACTAGAGAGGAAAGACATGTTATTTCACACATGATGAGAATAGATCCAAATAAAAGGCACATTTTAGCTTTCATTCAAAACGGCTTAAAGATTGCATAAAATCTCAGTACCTGGGTTCTCGACCATCACAGCCAGTCGGTTGGATGGGGGCAGCTTCTTGTTTACATTCTGTAGGAAGAGAGATGCAGCACACTGGTAGCTGCCTGCCTCTCTGAGGCTTGCACCGTTGATGAGCAGATAGTGAATAACCTGATTCTTTTGGTTCTCTACTTTTAACTGGTAGCGGTGCTGATCTCCAGACCAGCTAATGGAGCCATCAGAGTACAGTGTCAGGATACTATCTAGGGTTGAGTCACGCTGAAGGCTCCAAGTCAGTGTTAAGGGCACGCGGGGTCCTTTGACTCGGCACATTAATTCCACATTTTCTCCAACGGTAACTTTGTTGTTGCGACTTATGAGAAAAACTTTCACCAGTGAATCTGTGAAACAAATCCACAACAATGAgcaataacaaaaaagtaaagagaAGTTGACACAATATTGTATGCTGCCTCTCAatatcattttctttattaaattgaCAAAAGGATAGCATGCCCATAATCATCcagatatatttttaaaaaatctttcatcaatctttcattttatatatatatatatatatatatatatatatatatatatatatatatatagacgaAACGGTGGTACACTGACTTATAATAAGGCAAATGGCTTTCTTACAACAGCGGGCCTGGATCCAGGATGCACTAAAaggtttgttttgaaaaatatgtaCCACATAAATGAAGACATATCTTACCTATAGGAGTCACTGTCACAGTTGCAGATTGTGATTGGCTGTTGGTCTTGCTATTTGTTTGCCATTCAGACACAGCACACTGGTAGACACCTGAATCAGAGGTTGTGACCTCATCAAGCTCCAGGGTGAAGGTGTCAGGTGCTGGACGGATCGCCCTTACTTTACGATTCTTAAACTCCCCGTCTCTCTCCATAACACCCTCCTGACTTAAACTGATGGTGCTGATAAACTGGGTTGTTGATGATGATTTGTGTTGCCAGGTGACAGAGAGCTGTCCTTTGACTCCTCTCACTTTACAGGTGAGATTCAGCCTGTCACCTTCATTAACACTCAGACTGCTTTGCATTTCAACTGAAATCCCACTTTCTGCAATGAGACAAggcaacaaacaaaagacatgacTGTGTTATAAAGGAGAAAGGAAATTAAACCTGAGTGaatgggtgtgtatgtgtgtttttctccgTATGAGCTGATTTGCTGACGGACCTTTCACAGAGATGGTGATCAGCTGGGTGTTGGAGTTCTGTGCTGCTCCTTGAGTAAAGGCACCATCTTGGCCTCTGTTCTGAGGCCATGCCCTACACATATATTCTCCCTGGTCCTCAGTTCTGACAGGCTGCAATATGAGACGGTAAGTTTTGTCCGCAATCCGCGCCGCCCTGATCTCTCCGTCCCTCTCTCGGCCACTGTACTCAGGCCCCACAGACAGAACACCTGTTGGACCAATTTGGGCCAGCTCAACACCTTCCCGGAGCCAGGCCACAGAGAAAAACCTTTCCTGCAGTTTCTCTGTGTCTATGTTGCATGATAGTGATAGCTCCTGCCCATCATGCAGAACTGTTGGCTGTGCTGAAATTCTCACCACCAGAGCTGACGTGTCTGGCACAACCTCTAGTCAAGGCGAAAAAAGTAAAGCAAGACAAACAccgcagacagacacacatccTGTTAATGGACCACAATGACTGCAAACAGGAAGAGCAAAGATGCAAGCTGTCGACATATATCCAGATGTGCTATTTATGAAGATGCGCTAGATATGCATATCAAGATGTGCTATTATGACATCAATTAAATATTTGCTTCTAACCTCTTGCTTTGACATTCACGGCCATTTCCTCTTCATTCTGTGCGATACAATACCAGGAGCGGTCAGGATCTTGGATCCACTCTTGAGCCTGGCAGTGGATTTTACCATGGTCTGACAGCTGCAGATTAGCCATCTTGAGCCTGTATGTGGCCTCCCCAATTTTATCTAACCTTATAAGTCCAGCATGATAACGCTCCTCAAACCCCTGGCCCGGAATCAGTGTGAAATCTCTGTCTAGAGAAATGATAGGCTGTGCTTCTTTCTGGCCGTCCTTATGTAGATACCAGGCAAAAGACAGATGGGTGTGCTGGATGGTGTTGCTGGAGGCTTGGCATGTTAGAGTGAGAGCGTCACCTTCATTATAGTTCAGTGGTGAGGAGTCAGGTGATGAAACACTAAGGGAATTGTCGATTACTAAGACACAGCatcagaaaaagagacaaaaacatgtaGGTCACATATTTTTGACAACTTACAACACAAAGACCGTTGGAACAGTTCGAAAGTAGGTTCTAAGTCTGTAAATTATAATGGAGACTGATTACCTTTAACTGTTGTAATAGCACTGTAGGTTCCACTAAAAGAACTTTCTGAGTTGATTACGGTACACTCATAATCCCCTTCATCATCCTTCTGTAAAGTGTGTATCTCAAAGAAAACTGAGTTTGGAGACACACGTTTCACGGTGATCTCATTCGTCTTCACACGTTGTGAATACACAGCATAGCCAAACTGTTCGTCGCTGGTGCTCAGGATGTTGATATCAAAATCTGGCTTTGCAGGCTTCTTAATACGGAATTCAAATTCTTTTTGTGTGCTCTCGCTGGGGAACCCACTCACATTGCAGGAGATGGAGAGCAGAGACCCCACTACTCGATACAGAGGTCCAGCCTGTGCTTCAGTGTGCACTCTTGCTTCTCCTATGTGGAATACAGGAAAAACACAGATGCTGTAGTCAGACGTATACAGCAAATTTAAGTGTCGTCAGGCCGGTGATAAAACCAGAAGGCTTTACAGCACCACATAGCTCCTTAGTCTCTCAATACAAAATGAATCTATGCGTCAAAGGAAAAAGTACAAAGTGAAGATTGTTTGTTTATGTAGTTTAAATTCATTTGTTACTGCAGATAATCTACATttcttcataaaaaaatacagtccaacatgaaaatttttttttattagtcttaAGCAGGGAATGCAAGGAGTtgaaatggataaaaaaaaaaaaaaaatgaataaaccataaacagaaaaatgagaGCGTATGACTGTGGACTGTTTACTCCACTTATATGTAATATTGCATCCCTAAACCAGACAGGCTCGACCTATGAAAGCcaatttttatgtaaaaaaaaattaaataaaattgtcaaatatttaagaaaaaagtcaCCTATCCTCTGTTCCAGTTTAGATTCATTCTGATCATTGCGAACATGTTCTGTGCTCTGATATCAGGGTGAGGGTGATGCTGTCAAAGTTTGACTTTTTATctcataatttaataataatatctcCAAATTTTGATGATAAATCAAACTTTTACACCTAGTTAGTGCTCAGATAGGTCTTATTTTACAGCTTATAGCGTCAAGCATATATTCGTTACAAGTTTCCATGAGAACATGCGCCTGCAACTACTGGAAAAGTCAGCTAAAGGGCACACAACTAATCACTGCAGCCTTTTTAGTTTCATGAAGAAAATTTGCAACTAATTTGGTTTACACAACTCAAATGGTATTTGAGCAAAGACAGGGACTCGCAGTGAATCCTTAATCACTGTATGAATCACCTGTTAATAAATGTCAttgacttaaaaaataaaacttgtcaaaagtgagaaattatatTCTAATAAATACTTTCACAGTGTACCTTTCGCCAAGGTTCTTTAAATTGTGTCTTTCGCTCTCTATTCTTTTTAAACAAGATCGCGTCTTTTCCAAATTAAGTGGCTCATACTTGGCCATATTCACACCCATCCCGATCACTCACAGTTTAGTTAAAAAGTAAGACCTGTACTTACCGCAGTGCATAAGGAGACCCAGACAGAAAAGCAGCCCGGCCCTGCGCAACGAGTCCCAGGGACGCTTCATGATAACTCTGCTTCA
It contains:
- the LOC137133514 gene encoding immunoglobulin superfamily member 3-like isoform X2, giving the protein MKRPWDSLRRAGLLFCLGLLMHCGEARVHTEAQAGPLYRVVGSLLSISCNVSGFPSESTQKEFEFRIKKPAKPDFDINILSTSDEQFGYAVYSQRVKTNEITVKRVSPNSVFFEIHTLQKDDEGDYECTVINSESSFSGTYSAITTVKVIDNSLSVSSPDSSPLNYNEGDALTLTCQASSNTIQHTHLSFAWYLHKDGQKEAQPIISLDRDFTLIPGQGFEERYHAGLIRLDKIGEATYRLKMANLQLSDHGKIHCQAQEWIQDPDRSWYCIAQNEEEMAVNVKAREVVPDTSALVVRISAQPTVLHDGQELSLSCNIDTEKLQERFFSVAWLREGVELAQIGPTGVLSVGPEYSGRERDGEIRAARIADKTYRLILQPVRTEDQGEYMCRAWPQNRGQDGAFTQGAAQNSNTQLITISVKESGISVEMQSSLSVNEGDRLNLTCKVRGVKGQLSVTWQHKSSSTTQFISTISLSQEGVMERDGEFKNRKVRAIRPAPDTFTLELDEVTTSDSGVYQCAVSEWQTNSKTNSQSQSATVTVTPIDSLVKVFLISRNNKVTVGENVELMCRVKGPRVPLTLTWSLQRDSTLDSILTLYSDGSISWSGDQHRYQLKVENQKNQVIHYLLINGASLREAGSYQCAASLFLQNVNKKLPPSNRLAVMVENPVSKLVLTSPPSVTTTISKNIDIKCSVTSEPSASSRYAVRWLIKQQAESRLLLSLDKDAQVTFGPQVEVGLIQRISTRRTKGPTFELAVRQAEISDNGSYICEVAEWQQDPRGDWYKLSPVTKTTVVTVIEPEIKLSIGMDELELNVSRDFSIPCPINEQSSNESEFQVTWFWQKTKETKHRPIFTSYRNSTLQDRFGKDYQLRFEHPLPNQFQLTLLKPDSENSGIYFCEVEEWLPSLSHGWRKIAVEKSQNLTVNVQTDGTRSSETQCNSGTWIGIFAAFILCLLLVIFVLVLKICQSRGSEGKKSGQSLWAEQLPLSTQPGADD
- the LOC137133514 gene encoding immunoglobulin superfamily member 3-like isoform X1, with the protein product MKRPWDSLRRAGLLFCLGLLMHCGEARVHTEAQAGPLYRVVGSLLSISCNVSGFPSESTQKEFEFRIKKPAKPDFDINILSTSDEQFGYAVYSQRVKTNEITVKRVSPNSVFFEIHTLQKDDEGDYECTVINSESSFSGTYSAITTVKVIDNSLSVSSPDSSPLNYNEGDALTLTCQASSNTIQHTHLSFAWYLHKDGQKEAQPIISLDRDFTLIPGQGFEERYHAGLIRLDKIGEATYRLKMANLQLSDHGKIHCQAQEWIQDPDRSWYCIAQNEEEMAVNVKAREVVPDTSALVVRISAQPTVLHDGQELSLSCNIDTEKLQERFFSVAWLREGVELAQIGPTGVLSVGPEYSGRERDGEIRAARIADKTYRLILQPVRTEDQGEYMCRAWPQNRGQDGAFTQGAAQNSNTQLITISVKESGISVEMQSSLSVNEGDRLNLTCKVRGVKGQLSVTWQHKSSSTTQFISTISLSQEGVMERDGEFKNRKVRAIRPAPDTFTLELDEVTTSDSGVYQCAVSEWQTNSKTNSQSQSATVTVTPIDSLVKVFLISRNNKVTVGENVELMCRVKGPRVPLTLTWSLQRDSTLDSILTLYSDGSISWSGDQHRYQLKVENQKNQVIHYLLINGASLREAGSYQCAASLFLQNVNKKLPPSNRLAVMVENPVSKLVLTSPPSVTTTISKNIDIKCSVTSEPSASSRYAVRWLIKQQAESRLLLSLDKDAQVTFGPQVEVGLIQRISTRRTKGPTFELAVRQAEISDNGSYICEVAEWQQDPRGDWYKLSPVTKTTVVTVIEPATDLRLDKKYQPQFFAMEGDDVTLECRILSNISNPASFYKFSWLYTGHNNSIKDVSLVELDHTGLLRYPNQALRGLQGRLRLSRPTHGSFYLRIQSIHEEDSGTYQCQVEQYQQDHKGHWQQKALDNNGPVELIVHVPEIKLSIGMDELELNVSRDFSIPCPINEQSSNESEFQVTWFWQKTKETKHRPIFTSYRNSTLQDRFGKDYQLRFEHPLPNQFQLTLLKPDSENSGIYFCEVEEWLPSLSHGWRKIAVEKSQNLTVNVQTDGTRSSETQCNSGTWIGIFAAFILCLLLVIFVLVLKICQSRGSEGKKSGQSLWAEQLPLSTQPGADD